The stretch of DNA CTTAATTTCACTCAGAACTGCACGAATATAACGCTTGAGCCGATTGCGAACAACGGCAGTATGTCCGACCTTTTTACCAACAGAAATCCCTACACGAAAGTGTTTATTTTCTATTTTATCTATTTTATAGATGACAAAGGCCCGATTTGCTACTGAATTACCAGATTTAAAAACTCGCTGAAAATCACTTTCAGTTTTAACTCGATAAGACTTTCTCAAAACGTTTCATTCCACTCTTGT from Lactobacillus sp. ESL0785 encodes:
- the rnpA gene encoding ribonuclease P protein component; the encoded protein is MRKSYRVKTESDFQRVFKSGNSVANRAFVIYKIDKIENKHFRVGISVGKKVGHTAVVRNRLKRYIRAVLSEIKPVIEPQIDFLVIARPYARDFKMADVRKNLLHALFLANIIEEIPDEVEED